The following coding sequences lie in one Zingiber officinale cultivar Zhangliang chromosome 2B, Zo_v1.1, whole genome shotgun sequence genomic window:
- the LOC122048212 gene encoding uncharacterized protein LOC122048212, protein MNAPGNNQMIAPKIQKQLVNACAVETTNAILADLGNRWFTLLLDEARDCSVKEQMPVVIRYVNKYGEVIERFMAIVHVATTTTTCLKESSVIEVLQLLIDDGDHFSKVLSRTLVKRMERYEFVFILLLMKRILAITNHLTTVLQEKDQNIVNAMRLINNVKAKLQKLKDSRWYVLLEDVKKFCNTH, encoded by the exons ATGAATGCACCtggaaataatcaaatgattgcccCAAAAATTCAAAAGCAATTGGTGAATGCTTGTGCAGTTGAGACCACAAATGCTATTCTAGCTGATCTTGGAAATAGGTGGTTCACTTTACTACTTGATGAGGCTCGTGATTGTTCAGTGAAAGAGCAAATGCCAGTTGTTATTAGATATGTGAACAAATATGGAGAGGTGATTGAACGATTTATGGCTATAGTTCATGTTGCAACAACTACAACTACTTGTTTGAAGGAG TCATCTGTTATAGAGGTTCTTCAACTTTTGATTGATGATGGTGATCATTTTTCCAAGGTTTTAAGTAGAACTTTGGTTAAAAGAATGGAGAGGTATGAATTTGTGTTTATTCTACTATTGATGAAACGTATATTGGCAATCACAAATCATTTGACAACAGTTCTACAAGAGAAAGATCAAAATATTGTGAATGCAATGCGTTTGATCAATAATGTGAAAGCTAAATTGCAAAAGTTGAAAGATTCTAGATGGTATGTTTTACTTGAGGACGTGAAGAAGTTTTGTAACACTCATTGA